The genomic region AGGCTTCGGCGCCGCCTTGCTCTTCTCCGCTAAGGTGATGAGAAGCGGAGCGCCGGACCACGGCTGCAACAGAGACAGGACCGCCTTCGGGGAGCGCTCCTCAGGATTGAGCCACATATCCCATGCCTGCGCCGGCAGGATGACGGGCATGCGGTCGTGGATCTGCGCCATCGTGTCGTTCGGCGTGGTCGTCACGATCGCGCAGGTTCGGCGCACTTCCTGGCCGTCGGGAGACTTCCATTCGTCCCAGATCCCGGCCGCCGCGATGAAGATCCCGTCGCCGCGCTCGACGCGTGCGCGTTTCCCGACGGTTCCCGCGCCCAGACCGTCCACAGTAATGCGCTGATGAAAGAATGGCATAGGGATAACACACCGCCGAATCGTCAGCGGGCGATTGCCGGCGTTTGCCCGCAGCGTTTCTGCCCGGCTATGGAGCTGTCCCTCTTCGGAGCGCCCCCACGCGATCAGTCCCCAATCAAAAGCGCCGACCCATCGCTCGCCTTTATAGGCAAAGACGGTCAGCATCGGCGCGCCGGCGCCGCCGAGCAGCGCACTATCGACAGCGCTCTTCGTCAGGCGCGCCTGGAAAATCGTGGCGATGTTCTTTACGATCGTGCGATCGGTATCAGTATCCATATCAACATCCACTACCCCAATTAAAATCCATGCTCCCATTATAGCGACATTTCCAGCGCTCTTTTTGTAAGCTCGGCGCCGACGTCAAAAATATTTCGCGAAGGGGCAAACTTATGTTTGACAGATAGTAGACATGCGGCTATAATGTAGACAAACCGATACCATCGCAACGGAGGGCTGTGCATGATCGTTTGTTTTTCTGTTCCCGCTCTGGGCGTCGCTTGCGAACAGGCGCGCCGCCCGGACCTCGCCGGCGTTCCCTTCGCTTTGATTACGGATGACGGCGCGATTTTCGCTCCGTCCCAGCTCGCCGCCGTGCGCGGCGTACGTCCTGGACAGTCGATTTCCGCCGCCCGTACCTTCTGCCCCGCCCTTGTCACCCTGCCCTATGACCATGCCGCCTACCAGAATCGCGCCCGCCTTTTGTGGGATATCGCCGCTGCCGAGAGCAGCACCGTCGAGCCCGTAACCCCCGAACTCTTTTTTTTGCTCGCAGGCAGAACATTTGTTCTGAATGACGTGTCCGCATTCGCGGACGCGATGGCGGCCGCTATCGGGGCGCCGGTGCTCGCCGGAATTGGCGCATCCAAGTTCAGCGCGCGCCGGGCGGCGATGCTGGCGCGCCCTGGCGAGTCCTTCACGATCGCCGCCGGCGATGAGCTCGCGCATCTGGGCCGCGTGCCGATCGCGGAAGTCGCCGGCGTGGATGCAAAGTCCCGCGCGCGCCTCGAAAAGCTGGGTGTGCGCACCCTCGGGCAGGCGGCCGCCCACAACGGAAAGATGCCTAAGGATCTGCGTATCGTCGGCGGACGCCTGGCCGCGCTGGCGATGGGGCGCGACGGGGACCGGGTCCGCGCCGCCTGGCCGGAGCGATCGGAAGAGGCGAACACGGCGTTTGAGGACGAAACGGAGTATCTGCCGCTGATCGACGCCGCGCTGCTGCGTCTCTCGGAGAAGATCGCCGCCAAGCTTCAGTCCCGCCATGAATACTGCCGCACGCTGTCCATCCAGGTTGGGCACGCGCGCGGCGTTGCAGATTGCTGGGAGCGCCTGATCCTGCCCGCCTCCGACGCGGCGTCCATTCACCGCGGCGCGCGGCGCTTGCTGGAGCGCGGTCGCCCGGCAGCAGGCGTTCTGACATTACGCCTTGTCGCGGGCGAGCTGGGATCTGGCTCGGGGCTTCAGCTTTCTCTGCTCGACGAGTACGGCGCCGTGATGCCAGCGGAACGAGACCGCAAGACAGCGGCGGCGCTGACCTACATTCGGGAGCGCTGGGGCGGCGGCGCTGTGATCACGGCGGAGGCCATGTACGAGGCGACGAAGCGCGCGCTGCGCACGTATCCGCTCGGTCACCAGAGCCGCGAGGCGGTCGAGGTGCGCCTGCAAGACGGGACGCCGGCGGCGTTCACGGGGAAGAAGACGCGTCATACCGTCGCGCGCGTGCAGAATAGCTGGCGCGAAACCGACGTCTTCGCGGAGACACCCTCGGAGCGTCAGGTTTGGCGCGTGCAGACGGCCGCCGGCGCGCTGGCGGAGTTGCATGAGGCGGGCGGGGCCTGGACGCTGCACGCCATGGCTGACTAATAATTGCCAATTTTTCTGATAATTATTATCACTTTTTTCTGATAATTATTACCGATTTTTGAATTATGATCGATCCTTTCGCAACAACCACAATATGTTTGCACATTTACACGTTCACACTCCGTACAGCTTTCTTGATGGCGCATCGTCGATTGAAGATCTGGTGCGCGCGGCGGCCTCAATGGGGATGCCCGGGATCGCAATGACGGATCACGACCATGTCAGCGCCGCCGTTAAGTTCACGCAGTGCTGTCGCCAGTACGGCGTCAAGCCGATCCTGGGCGCCGAGGTGACGATGGAGGACGGGACGCATCTGACCTTGCTGGCCGAGACGCGCGCCGGCTACGCGAACCTGTGCCGCCTGCTCACCAGCGCCTACGCGGACGGCGGCCGCCTGACGCCGCGCCTGCGCTGGTCGCACCTGCCGGGTCTGTCCTCTGGTCTGATCTGTCTGTCTGGATGCATCAAGGGCAGGATCGCCGGCCACGTGGCGCGGCACGAGTACGACGCGGCGAAGGCGATGGCCCAGCGGCTCGCGGGATGGTTCGGCGGCGCGTTTTATCTTGAGTTACAGGACGATCGCACACCGGATTCGGCGCGGGTGGCCAGGGAGCTTGCGATGCTGGGCGACGCGATTGGAGTTCCCTCCGTCGCAACGAATAACGTTCACTACGCCGCGTCCGCCGCCTTCGCGGCCCACGACCTGCTGCGCTGCGTGCGCGCCGGCGTTACGGTCCGCGACATCCATCCAGAGCGGCCGTTCAATAATCAGCGCTGGCTGAAAAACACGCGGGAGATGCAGGACCTCTTTGGCTGGCGCCCAGACGCGCTGGCGAATACCGTTCGGATTGCCGATCACTGCGAGGATGTCTTGCCGGGTGGCGCGGATATCACGCCGAGATTCGACGGCGACGCCGCGCGCGAACTGCGCCGCCTCGCGTACGAAGGCGCAAAGCGGCGGTACCGAACCATCACCGCGCAGGCGCTCTCCCCTACCCTGCGCGGACGGCTGGAGCATGAACTCTCCGTCATCACGACGCTGGGCTACGCCGACTATATCCTGATGGTCCGCGATGTCGTGCGCTGGGCCCGGGCGCAGGGGATCCGCGCGACGGGGCGCGGATCCGCCGCCGACTGCTGCGTCGCCTACTGCCTCGATCTGACGGATGTGGACGTGATCGCTCGGAACCTTCCCTTCGCGCGGTTCCTGAAGCCCGGCAAGACGCCCGACATCGACATGGACTTCCCCAGCTCGCGGCGGGACGAGGTGTTTGAGCACGTCGTCACGACCTACGGCGAGGAGAACACGGGCGTCGTCTGCACGTTCCATACCTACTGGGCTCGGTCGGCGGTCCGGGATATCGGCAAGGCGCTTGCGCTTCCGGCGGACGCGCTCTCGTTTCTCGCCTCCCACCTTTCCCACTTCGTGCACGCGAGCGAAATTGGATCCGCGTTCGATACGTACGCCGAGCTACGGCCGCACAAGGCGCTTCGGGAGCAGTTCCAAATACTCTTCACCTTGTGCGCCTCGATCGCCGGATTCCCGAGGCATATGGGCAGCCATTCATCGGGCGTCGTCATCAGCCGCGTACCGCTCGCCACCATTGCGCCGCTGACGCCGTCGGCGCGCGGGATCACGCAGATCTGGACGCTCGACAAGGACGACGCCGAAACGGTGGGCGCCATCAAGTTCGACATCCTGGCGCTCCGGATGCTCTCGGCCGTCGCCGACGCCGAGGACGATCTGCGAGAATCGCATCCGGACTTCCGGTATGACGATATTCCCATCGACGACACAGCCACTTACAATATGATCCAGAGCGGGAAAGCGATTGGCGCATTCCAGTTCGAGAGCGCCGCCCAGCTCGCGCTTGCCGTCACGCTCCAACCGACTCACTTCGAGGACCTGGTGGCGTCGGTGGCGCTGATTCGGCCGGGCCCCGTGCGCGGCAACGTCGTCAACCGCTTCGTGGCGGCGAGGAACGGCTATGCGCGCGCCGACGTGCTTCATACCGCACTGGAGACGGCGCTCGCCAAAACGTATGGGTGCGTCGTCTTCCAAGAGCAAGTCAACGACGTCTTCCAGGCGATGACAGGCTGCTCGGAGGCTGACGCGGATGCGATGCGAAAGGCGCTCACCAAGCACACCAAAGAAGGCACACTGGATCAAGCGGGGATGGAGTTCATCGCCCGGGCGCGGGCGCGTCATCCTGATCTCAGGCCGAAGACGGCGTACATGATTTGGAAACAGATCGAAGGCTGGGCAGGATATGGCTTTATCGAGGGTCACGCCGCCGCCTTTGCGCTGACGGGATACCGCACGGCCTATCTCTCCGTCCACCATACTGCCGAGTTCTTCGCGGGAATAATGTCCGAGCAGCCGATGGGCTTCTACAGCGCAAACACCCTGGCCGCCGAAGCGCGCCGGCGCGGCGTGCGGGTTCTACCCCTGGACATCAATGAGAGCGGCGATAAGTGTCACGGCGATGGCGACGAGATCCGTCTGGGCCTGCGCCTTCTCTCTGATCTGCGCGCGGACGATATTGCCGCGATCCTTGCGGCGCGCGACCGCGCGCCGTTCGCGTCGCTGCTTGATTTCTGCGCGCGCCTGCCGCTGCGCCGCGACGCTTTGGAGAACCTGATCCTTGCCGGCGCGTTTGATGCGCTCCACTCCGAGCGGCGCGGTCTGCTCTGGGCGCTCGATCAAACTATCGGCGCCGCGCTCTCTTACCGCGCCACCGGCGGCGTTCAGCGCGAGCTCGCTCTCGGCGACGCCGCGCGGCTCGCCACTCCGTGTTCGGACATCGACGACTTCAGCGAGTGGGAGCGCTTCCTATGGACGTGGAGGCTGACCGGCGTGACGGCGGAGTGCCACGTGATGTCGCATTTCCGCGAGCGCCTGGCGGCGCGCGGCTTCATCACGGCGTCCCAGGCGCAGGAGGCGAATGACGGCGCAGTCGTCCGCGTGGCGGGAATCAACATCCGCCCACACCGGCCGCCGACGCGCTCGGGCAAGCCAGTCCTGTTTTCCAGCCTGGAGGACGAGACAGATATCCTCCAGCTAATCACCTTTGGCGAAGCGATCGACCGGTGCACATCCGTTTTTTTGTTGTCCCAGGCGGTTATGGTCGAGGCGCGTGTGCAGCGTAAAGGAAAGGGCGTCACGCTGATCGTCCAGCGCGCCGCGCCATTCCGCGTTCCGCGCCTGGCGCAGGAAGTGTCCCAGGGATATCCCGCACGGCCTACGCTGCCCGTGATCGCGCCAACGGAGTACCAGGTGAAATGAGAGACCGCAAGCTTAAGATGGGATTTTGGGACCGCTCGCCGCCCCGCGTCACGATTTGCGCTCACGAGAACACGATCAGCGCTCGAAAGAACACGATCAGCGCTCGAAAGAAATAGCACAGCGGTTGAAATAATTGTTCAAAATAATTGGATAAAATAGAATTTAAGTCAAGGAGCGATATGAACGCATTGGTTATTCAGAACGTAGATGGATTGAATACTCAGAACGTAGATGGATTGGATATTCAGGAGATGAGCATGGCAGAGATAGATGTGACAGAGCGGTACAGAGCGACGGCGCTGCCGCTTGCGCCATCGGGCGGTCAGGTTCCCGAAAAGTTCATGAAAGTACTCAAGGCCGCAAATCGAGATGAGGATATGCGCGTCTACACCGTCAACTTTCGTCTGGCGGAGCCAGGCGAAAACGATCAGGCAGAGCGCGCAAACGAGTCCAAGCAGCGCGGCTCCGTCGCCATCGCGGGAACAGCGATGGTGCTTGTAGAGTTCGGTGAGGCAAAAGTGGTCGCATGGAACAAGCCGGCGCTCGAACTCCTGGAGCACGAGGCGGCGTTCGAGGAGATGGCGCTCCGTGCAGTGACCCGCGCCGGGGACGATTGAATTGCGGCGCATCGCGTGCGCCGGCATTGTATCCCACGCATTATATTGCTGGCGCACGTTGGGGGCGACCTTATTTGCTTTCGCCTTGCTGCTCTGGCGTTTGCCAGGCGGCATGCCACGGCGAGAATCGGGTTACGATAACCGGATCCTGCCCCTCCCCTTCGAACTGATCGGCGGTAATATCGACGATCAAGTCATCTTTCTCCAGCCACGCATGCGTAACCGTGCGTCCGTCCGGCGGATACCGATACCGGCAGATATACTTAAACTCGCCCATCCCGGCCGCCTTCAAACGGCGCTGCAAGATCTCGGCGGCTGCCCCGCACGCGCCGACGGGAAAGGCGGAAAGCCCTGTGGAGACGTCGTAGGACCCGCTCTCCAATTCTTTGCGCAGAGATGTCGCCACTGACCGGATATCTTCCTCCATGAGGCCGCTCATGTTCCGTAGCTCGCGAACGGCGTCTTTGACCGACATCCCGTCAAATCGCCCCAGAGGATTAACCGGATCCGTCTGCCCAAGTGGATTAGCCGAGTGCGGTCGCTCCAGAGGATTGACAGATTCCGGCGGCAACGCGCTTTCCGCTCGGAGCGTGACAACCTCGGTGAACTTGCTCTTGGCGATCAGCACTTCGATTGTCTGATCCTTCACATATCGATCGCCGACGACCAAATGGTTTTTTACGCCTTCAATATTGACCACGGCATATTCCCCATCGATCGCCGTGACGAGGCCCTCAAATGCCCGCTGCCGTGGGTGCTCGATTCGGTACCGCTTCCCAATCTGAACCATATCTTACTCCCTGACATTATTACTCGCCCTGAATTACTACCCCAGCATTCTTCCCACAGCATTCTTCCGTCTGAATTACTGCCTCTGAATTATTCCCTATAAAATGCCTCTGTCCCCATTTCTACCCATTTTGCGCGCCGTCAGCGATTGGGAGAAGGGGTATCTGTGGATTCATTGGGCTTTGCGTTTCTCGAACTGGGCGCTTGCATCGATCACATTGTCTGCAACCTGCATGCTCTTCTTGGATGTGGCGGGTTTGGGCGGTGTATCCTTGACTTCATCCGGAAGTTTATTTAGGCGCTTCGTCAGCGACTTGATAACACGCTGCCAATAAAGTTTCTTGCGTTCAGCGGCGGCGATTTCCTCATCCTTGTATCGGAGCATCTGCGATGCCTCCGCCAGTGCGTTTTCGAGGATCCATCGTTCGATCTTGAGAAGATGCGGTTGTCGGATCCAGACATTTTCTCTCGCAATGGCAA from Capsulimonas corticalis harbors:
- a CDS encoding SOS response-associated peptidase family protein: MDTDTDRTIVKNIATIFQARLTKSAVDSALLGGAGAPMLTVFAYKGERWVGAFDWGLIAWGRSEEGQLHSRAETLRANAGNRPLTIRRCVIPMPFFHQRITVDGLGAGTVGKRARVERGDGIFIAAAGIWDEWKSPDGQEVRRTCAIVTTTPNDTMAQIHDRMPVILPAQAWDMWLNPEERSPKAVLSLLQPWSGAPLLITLAEKSKAAPKPPSPQTGDLFGSL
- a CDS encoding DNA polymerase III subunit alpha, with protein sequence MFAHLHVHTPYSFLDGASSIEDLVRAAASMGMPGIAMTDHDHVSAAVKFTQCCRQYGVKPILGAEVTMEDGTHLTLLAETRAGYANLCRLLTSAYADGGRLTPRLRWSHLPGLSSGLICLSGCIKGRIAGHVARHEYDAAKAMAQRLAGWFGGAFYLELQDDRTPDSARVARELAMLGDAIGVPSVATNNVHYAASAAFAAHDLLRCVRAGVTVRDIHPERPFNNQRWLKNTREMQDLFGWRPDALANTVRIADHCEDVLPGGADITPRFDGDAARELRRLAYEGAKRRYRTITAQALSPTLRGRLEHELSVITTLGYADYILMVRDVVRWARAQGIRATGRGSAADCCVAYCLDLTDVDVIARNLPFARFLKPGKTPDIDMDFPSSRRDEVFEHVVTTYGEENTGVVCTFHTYWARSAVRDIGKALALPADALSFLASHLSHFVHASEIGSAFDTYAELRPHKALREQFQILFTLCASIAGFPRHMGSHSSGVVISRVPLATIAPLTPSARGITQIWTLDKDDAETVGAIKFDILALRMLSAVADAEDDLRESHPDFRYDDIPIDDTATYNMIQSGKAIGAFQFESAAQLALAVTLQPTHFEDLVASVALIRPGPVRGNVVNRFVAARNGYARADVLHTALETALAKTYGCVVFQEQVNDVFQAMTGCSEADADAMRKALTKHTKEGTLDQAGMEFIARARARHPDLRPKTAYMIWKQIEGWAGYGFIEGHAAAFALTGYRTAYLSVHHTAEFFAGIMSEQPMGFYSANTLAAEARRRGVRVLPLDINESGDKCHGDGDEIRLGLRLLSDLRADDIAAILAARDRAPFASLLDFCARLPLRRDALENLILAGAFDALHSERRGLLWALDQTIGAALSYRATGGVQRELALGDAARLATPCSDIDDFSEWERFLWTWRLTGVTAECHVMSHFRERLAARGFITASQAQEANDGAVVRVAGINIRPHRPPTRSGKPVLFSSLEDETDILQLITFGEAIDRCTSVFLLSQAVMVEARVQRKGKGVTLIVQRAAPFRVPRLAQEVSQGYPARPTLPVIAPTEYQVK
- a CDS encoding DNA polymerase Y family protein, whose protein sequence is MIVCFSVPALGVACEQARRPDLAGVPFALITDDGAIFAPSQLAAVRGVRPGQSISAARTFCPALVTLPYDHAAYQNRARLLWDIAAAESSTVEPVTPELFFLLAGRTFVLNDVSAFADAMAAAIGAPVLAGIGASKFSARRAAMLARPGESFTIAAGDELAHLGRVPIAEVAGVDAKSRARLEKLGVRTLGQAAAHNGKMPKDLRIVGGRLAALAMGRDGDRVRAAWPERSEEANTAFEDETEYLPLIDAALLRLSEKIAAKLQSRHEYCRTLSIQVGHARGVADCWERLILPASDAASIHRGARRLLERGRPAAGVLTLRLVAGELGSGSGLQLSLLDEYGAVMPAERDRKTAAALTYIRERWGGGAVITAEAMYEATKRALRTYPLGHQSREAVEVRLQDGTPAAFTGKKTRHTVARVQNSWRETDVFAETPSERQVWRVQTAAGALAELHEAGGAWTLHAMAD